The following are encoded together in the Naumannella cuiyingiana genome:
- a CDS encoding M14 family zinc carboxypeptidase produces MRHPRSPILLLVAVLAAVGLLAPGMRPAHAEPSNGRGEDSASTAPASPAALARAAAKGQGQAAPGALPMPASYPSQPVLRTFPDNPDDRSLTGGLTPYHAIASKLNAWMRSSDRISAQVVGETTGGRDLYLVTVTAPESRSETAKQARWRDKIRDRPDVAARDRGLARGYKTPIWFSGNIHGNEWEGTDAALAYIEKLITAKDAATTKLLAESRLYFSLTLNPDGRALGTRQTALGLDENRDMITNATPESMSFVRTVQALQPLYAADLHGYTGVLQVEPCGPPHGDNYEYDLFLPHAYAAALRVERDVVAADIDGNTYLNIETGQVVNENTGPATSHIKIPYRDTPSGWDDFPPIFTAQYAAFHGAVTSTVELPKQRPNGNSQTPGNGVINTAVGVQTIDSLVAYTNENAEDMLANQIEFFRRAVAGEPKAQLTGATIDQVPGPAEWKEFWDAADDQEPVTLPRAYLIPMGDDQRSRSDAQRLVRQLIAQDIRVTRLDRELRLGGRTYPVGSYAVDMNQPLRALANALLDRGSDISAKVPSMYDVSAWSYSYLWGADVIKAGDITDRTRIRGSRVDAPDRVGRIDGAARSFTFELAGLTDYQALNALLDSGVEVALLSDGTPILGRDALPKLRELWRSHDLTITSATAEQVGQLDDAGTRRLSGPLRIAYTGTADDRLALTELGFTDLVPIGAQLLTEQPGLLDDADAVWVGSDLRFSTEQAAGRAALEAYLADGHPLLGRGLAAARAAGDLGAIDARAVQGTGSGNGIVAVETPADGVLAASAQDSAFVYPPVTFVDLGAGTRAEQRYGPGNPLLAGHWRGAGESGPEFAAGRASVISAESATGSRVLLFGTSPFFRTHTKNGMAQGAAAIFWGVADQAR; encoded by the coding sequence ATGCGGCATCCGCGTTCACCGATTCTGCTGCTGGTGGCGGTCCTCGCCGCCGTCGGGCTGCTGGCGCCCGGCATGCGTCCGGCGCATGCCGAACCGTCCAACGGGCGCGGCGAGGACTCCGCATCCACTGCCCCCGCCTCGCCCGCCGCACTGGCTCGGGCGGCCGCGAAGGGACAGGGGCAGGCAGCACCGGGCGCCTTGCCGATGCCCGCGTCCTATCCCTCGCAGCCGGTGCTGCGTACCTTCCCCGACAACCCGGACGATCGCTCGTTGACCGGGGGTCTGACCCCCTACCACGCCATCGCCTCGAAGCTGAACGCGTGGATGCGGTCCTCGGATCGGATCTCGGCGCAGGTCGTCGGCGAGACCACGGGTGGGCGAGACCTCTACCTGGTCACCGTCACCGCCCCGGAGTCGCGTTCCGAGACCGCGAAGCAGGCCCGCTGGCGCGACAAGATCAGGGACCGGCCGGATGTCGCGGCCCGGGATCGCGGGCTCGCCCGCGGCTACAAGACCCCGATCTGGTTCAGCGGCAACATCCACGGCAACGAATGGGAGGGCACCGACGCCGCGCTGGCCTACATCGAGAAGTTGATCACCGCGAAGGATGCGGCCACGACGAAGCTGCTGGCGGAGAGCCGGCTCTACTTCAGTCTGACCCTGAACCCGGACGGCCGGGCGCTCGGCACCCGGCAGACGGCACTCGGGCTGGACGAGAACCGTGACATGATCACCAACGCGACACCAGAATCGATGAGTTTCGTCCGTACCGTCCAGGCCCTGCAGCCGCTGTACGCCGCCGATCTGCACGGCTACACCGGCGTGCTCCAGGTCGAGCCCTGCGGCCCTCCGCACGGCGACAACTACGAGTACGACCTGTTCCTGCCCCACGCCTACGCCGCGGCGCTGCGGGTCGAGCGCGATGTTGTCGCGGCCGACATCGACGGCAACACCTACCTGAACATCGAGACCGGCCAGGTGGTCAACGAGAACACCGGGCCGGCCACCTCCCACATCAAGATTCCCTACCGCGACACCCCATCGGGCTGGGACGACTTCCCGCCCATCTTCACCGCGCAGTACGCGGCCTTCCACGGTGCCGTGACCAGCACCGTTGAACTGCCGAAGCAGCGTCCGAACGGCAACTCCCAGACGCCCGGGAACGGCGTGATCAACACCGCCGTCGGCGTGCAGACGATCGACAGCCTGGTCGCCTACACCAACGAGAACGCCGAGGACATGTTGGCCAATCAGATCGAGTTTTTCCGCCGCGCCGTCGCGGGCGAGCCGAAGGCCCAGCTCACCGGCGCCACCATCGACCAGGTGCCCGGACCCGCGGAGTGGAAGGAGTTCTGGGACGCCGCCGATGACCAGGAGCCGGTCACGCTGCCGCGCGCGTACCTGATCCCGATGGGCGATGATCAGCGTTCGCGCAGTGATGCACAGCGTCTGGTGCGGCAGTTGATCGCGCAGGACATCCGGGTCACCCGGCTGGACCGCGAGCTGCGACTGGGCGGGCGTACCTATCCGGTGGGTTCGTATGCGGTGGACATGAACCAGCCGCTGCGCGCGCTCGCCAACGCGCTGCTGGACCGCGGCTCCGACATCAGTGCCAAGGTCCCCAGCATGTACGACGTGTCGGCCTGGTCCTACTCCTATCTGTGGGGAGCGGACGTGATCAAAGCCGGTGACATCACCGACCGGACCCGGATCCGCGGCAGCCGCGTCGATGCCCCGGACCGGGTCGGCCGGATCGACGGGGCCGCCCGCTCGTTCACCTTCGAGCTTGCCGGGCTGACCGACTACCAGGCGTTGAACGCCCTGCTCGACTCGGGCGTCGAGGTGGCGCTGCTGTCCGACGGTACGCCGATCCTCGGCCGCGACGCCTTGCCGAAGTTGCGTGAACTGTGGCGCAGCCACGACCTGACGATCACCTCGGCCACCGCCGAGCAAGTGGGGCAACTCGACGATGCCGGGACCCGCCGGCTGTCCGGCCCGCTGCGGATCGCCTACACCGGCACCGCGGACGACCGGCTGGCGCTGACAGAACTGGGCTTCACCGACCTGGTCCCGATCGGCGCCCAACTGCTGACCGAGCAGCCCGGCCTGCTCGACGATGCCGACGCGGTCTGGGTCGGCAGCGATCTTCGGTTCTCCACCGAGCAGGCGGCCGGGCGGGCCGCGCTGGAGGCGTACCTCGCCGACGGTCATCCGCTGCTGGGCCGCGGGCTCGCGGCGGCGCGGGCCGCCGGCGACCTCGGGGCGATCGATGCCCGCGCGGTGCAGGGGACCGGCAGCGGCAACGGGATCGTCGCCGTCGAGACGCCGGCCGACGGGGTGCTGGCCGCGTCGGCCCAGGACAGCGCCTTCGTCTACCCGCCGGTGACGTTCGTCGACCTGGGAGCCGGCACCCGCGCCGAGCAGCGATACGGGCCCGGGAACCCGCTGTTGGCCGGGCACTGGCGCGGTGCCGGCGAGTCCGGCCCCGAGTTCGCCGCCGGCCGGGCATCGGTGATCTCCGCCGAGTCCGCTACGGGATCGCGCGTGCTGCTCTTCGGCACATCGCCGTTCTTCCGGACCCACACCAAGAACGGCATGGCCCAGGGCGCCGCGGCGATCTTCTGGGGTGTGGCCGACCAGGCCCGGTGA
- a CDS encoding TIGR00730 family Rossman fold protein: MTVGQTGAVTVFAGSAPGVEERWSDTAYRLGAAIAGRGAALVYGAGGVGLMGAVSQGALDHGGTVVGVIPQSMMDREWGRGDLSELVITESMHQRKKIMADRCDGFICLPGGSGTLEELVEIWSWLNLGYLRQPLVLLDDGGFWQPLLGLAEHFESAGFLAPEARARLLVAADPDHALRLALG; encoded by the coding sequence GTGACCGTGGGGCAGACCGGTGCGGTGACGGTGTTCGCGGGCTCGGCGCCCGGGGTGGAGGAGCGCTGGTCCGACACGGCGTACCGATTGGGCGCGGCCATCGCCGGGCGCGGGGCCGCCCTGGTCTACGGGGCCGGCGGCGTCGGCCTGATGGGCGCGGTGTCGCAGGGCGCGCTCGACCACGGCGGCACGGTGGTCGGCGTGATCCCGCAATCGATGATGGATCGCGAGTGGGGTCGGGGCGACCTGTCCGAGCTGGTGATCACGGAGTCGATGCACCAGCGGAAGAAGATCATGGCCGACCGCTGCGACGGTTTCATCTGCCTGCCGGGCGGGTCCGGAACCCTGGAGGAGCTGGTCGAGATCTGGAGCTGGTTGAACCTCGGCTACCTGCGTCAGCCGCTGGTGCTGCTGGACGACGGCGGCTTCTGGCAGCCGCTGCTGGGGCTGGCCGAGCACTTCGAGAGCGCGGGCTTCCTGGCACCCGAGGCGCGGGCCAGGCTGCTGGTCGCCGCCGATCCCGACCACGCACTGCGGCTCGCCCTGGGCTGA
- a CDS encoding LysR substrate-binding domain-containing protein, with translation MGLERLEYFLALADELHFGRAAERVHISQPALSQQIKKLESELGATLIDRTNRSPTLTAAGERLRTGGQELLGAHARLWEDVRAAAQGRTDTLRLARTRSSTDPLITDLVSRFQDAYPTVAVHTSTGWTAWNLTQLTIGTFDVAVVRGHPRHPGVRTMRLARSELVAVVSDRHPAARRGGPIGIADLAGQALVIWPRELGPDFYDRIVTHVRDRSRRPIILEADNASTFDAVAEGRGFGVLDRIRVPDDHPGITALPFAKPLRVDLRLAWHGEPERGGALAGFLRLAQRVAVRT, from the coding sequence GTGGGACTGGAACGACTCGAGTACTTTCTCGCGCTGGCCGACGAACTGCATTTCGGCCGCGCGGCCGAACGCGTGCACATCAGTCAGCCCGCTCTCTCCCAGCAGATCAAGAAGCTGGAATCCGAGCTCGGGGCCACCTTGATCGACCGAACGAATCGCTCGCCGACGCTGACCGCCGCCGGCGAGCGGCTGCGCACGGGAGGGCAGGAGCTGCTGGGTGCCCACGCGCGGCTCTGGGAGGATGTCCGCGCCGCCGCGCAGGGCCGGACCGACACTCTTCGCCTGGCGCGAACCAGGTCGAGCACGGACCCCCTGATCACCGATCTGGTCTCCCGGTTCCAGGACGCGTACCCGACCGTGGCCGTGCACACCTCGACCGGCTGGACGGCCTGGAATCTCACCCAGCTCACCATCGGCACCTTCGACGTGGCCGTGGTCCGCGGCCATCCGCGTCATCCGGGGGTACGCACGATGCGCCTCGCGCGCAGCGAGCTGGTCGCCGTCGTCTCGGACCGACATCCCGCGGCGCGGCGCGGCGGGCCGATCGGCATCGCCGACCTCGCGGGCCAGGCGCTGGTGATCTGGCCGCGGGAACTGGGACCGGATTTCTACGACCGGATCGTCACCCATGTCCGCGACCGCTCCCGCCGGCCGATCATCCTCGAGGCCGACAACGCCAGCACCTTCGACGCCGTGGCCGAGGGGCGCGGCTTCGGCGTACTCGACCGCATCCGCGTACCGGATGACCATCCCGGGATCACTGCGTTGCCGTTCGCCAAACCACTGCGGGTCGATCTGCGGCTGGCCTGGCACGGGGAGCCGGAACGGGGCGGCGCGCTGGCCGGATTCCTCCGCCTGGCGCAGCGGGTGGCCGTGCGGACCTGA
- a CDS encoding MFS transporter produces the protein MTTTTQTTRTVPVQTPWRQHGLLYLVFFLIGAQMFVVSPMLADVSTDLGEPPSAAAMIITAYVLGYALVSPVLGALADNRSRRRVILLGGTIFGIADLVCALGPSLPIIVVAHGVTGVGGALAGPAIWAYFGETAAPHQVGRAIGRGTAAFASGQILGVPLGTFVAGAASWRWSFAALGACMLATMLLLAFRLRDPDRPRPAERSATQALRASAALWRRPEFVLIIVMTTLAQASRMGAYSFVGLLFGRRFGLGVTQLGLVGAVAGVGALLGSFVAGPLVDRWRRSGWSIASISVGAGTVLAVAMGVALTASHVQVALAGLVVWFAAGGTLFGATQAQLATRFPRQRGSVVSWNNSASNLGVAVGTTVLGAFVPGVAGFVIMACGLAAASTLAAAALWRAQARGGRGRTREAG, from the coding sequence GTGACGACCACTACGCAGACGACGAGGACGGTTCCCGTGCAGACGCCCTGGCGTCAGCACGGGCTGTTGTATCTGGTGTTCTTCCTGATCGGTGCCCAGATGTTCGTCGTTTCGCCGATGCTGGCCGATGTCAGCACAGACCTCGGGGAGCCGCCGTCCGCGGCGGCGATGATCATCACCGCCTACGTGTTGGGGTACGCCCTGGTCAGCCCGGTCCTTGGCGCGCTGGCCGACAACCGTTCCCGGCGCCGGGTGATCCTGTTGGGGGGAACGATCTTCGGAATCGCCGACCTGGTCTGCGCGCTGGGCCCGTCCCTGCCGATCATCGTCGTCGCGCACGGTGTCACCGGCGTCGGAGGGGCGCTGGCGGGCCCGGCGATCTGGGCGTACTTCGGCGAGACGGCGGCACCGCACCAGGTCGGCCGGGCGATCGGCCGCGGCACCGCCGCGTTTGCCTCCGGCCAGATCCTGGGCGTGCCTCTCGGCACCTTCGTGGCCGGCGCGGCGAGCTGGCGCTGGTCCTTCGCCGCGCTCGGGGCGTGCATGCTCGCAACCATGCTGCTGCTCGCGTTCCGGCTGCGCGATCCTGACCGCCCCAGGCCCGCGGAGCGCTCCGCGACGCAGGCGTTGCGTGCCTCGGCGGCGTTGTGGCGGCGCCCGGAGTTCGTGTTGATCATCGTCATGACGACGCTGGCGCAGGCCTCCCGGATGGGTGCGTACTCGTTCGTGGGGCTGCTGTTCGGCCGGCGATTCGGGCTGGGTGTGACCCAACTGGGGTTGGTCGGTGCCGTGGCGGGGGTCGGCGCCCTGCTGGGCTCGTTCGTGGCGGGCCCCCTGGTGGACCGTTGGCGGCGGTCGGGCTGGTCGATCGCCTCGATCAGCGTCGGGGCGGGGACGGTCCTGGCCGTGGCGATGGGCGTGGCCCTCACCGCGAGCCACGTGCAGGTGGCACTGGCAGGACTCGTGGTCTGGTTCGCGGCCGGCGGGACGCTCTTCGGGGCGACCCAGGCGCAGCTTGCCACCCGGTTCCCCCGGCAGCGGGGCAGCGTCGTGTCCTGGAACAACTCGGCCTCCAATCTCGGCGTCGCGGTGGGTACCACCGTCCTCGGGGCCTTCGTCCCGGGTGTCGCCGGCTTCGTGATCATGGCCTGCGGGCTGGCAGCGGCGTCGACGCTCGCCGCGGCCGCGCTCTGGCGAGCGCAGGCCCGGGGTGGGCGCGGGCGGACCCGCGAGGCAGGGTGA
- a CDS encoding dienelactone hydrolase family protein encodes MIDSERVEVPTPDGPMPAEWFGPTDGSVPVIVVCQEIFGVTDYIRRRCRDLADAGYAVLAPHFYWRLSPTGDAPEIAETDENALQQAMGLAQQLDFAAATADGVAAVAYAREHGTAVGLVGFCFGGGLAFAIAAQAEPDALVSYYGSGLPGLLELAPRVTAPSLHHFGDADSFIDADAQARVRDAVTANTEAEWITHPGADHAFDNDVAPWHHPEASARAWQATLRFLADRLPAR; translated from the coding sequence ATGATCGACAGCGAGCGGGTCGAAGTTCCCACCCCGGACGGACCGATGCCTGCCGAGTGGTTCGGGCCGACCGACGGATCCGTGCCCGTGATCGTGGTCTGCCAGGAGATCTTCGGCGTCACCGACTACATCCGGCGTCGCTGCCGCGATCTCGCCGACGCCGGGTACGCCGTCCTGGCCCCCCACTTCTACTGGCGCCTCTCCCCCACCGGCGACGCACCGGAGATCGCCGAGACCGACGAGAACGCCCTGCAGCAGGCGATGGGGCTGGCCCAGCAACTCGACTTCGCCGCGGCGACCGCGGACGGAGTGGCCGCCGTGGCGTACGCCCGCGAGCACGGGACCGCGGTCGGCCTGGTCGGCTTCTGCTTCGGCGGCGGGCTCGCCTTCGCCATTGCCGCGCAGGCGGAGCCGGACGCGCTGGTCAGCTACTACGGCTCGGGATTGCCCGGACTGCTGGAGCTGGCCCCCCGGGTCACCGCACCCAGCCTGCACCACTTCGGCGACGCAGACTCCTTCATCGATGCCGACGCCCAGGCCCGGGTACGCGACGCCGTCACCGCCAACACCGAGGCCGAGTGGATCACCCACCCCGGCGCCGACCACGCCTTCGACAACGACGTGGCCCCCTGGCACCACCCCGAGGCATCGGCCCGCGCGTGGCAGGCGACGCTGCGCTTTCTCGCCGACCGGTTGCCCGCACGCTGA
- a CDS encoding VOC family protein, producing MSCRLSELVLNCNDPARLADFWCAVLGYVVLDRDGEDIEIGPESGFGGLAPTIILAKVADAGQARNPLRLHFDVNPVDRDQEAELERLLTLGARPADVGQTGEEEWHVLADPEGNEFCLLRRRIADL from the coding sequence ATGAGCTGCCGGCTTTCCGAACTGGTGTTGAACTGCAACGATCCCGCCCGACTGGCGGACTTCTGGTGCGCGGTCCTCGGCTATGTGGTGCTGGACCGCGACGGCGAGGACATCGAGATCGGCCCGGAATCGGGCTTCGGTGGGTTGGCGCCGACGATCATTCTGGCGAAGGTCGCGGACGCGGGGCAGGCGAGGAACCCGCTGCGGCTGCACTTCGACGTGAACCCGGTCGACCGTGATCAGGAGGCCGAGCTGGAACGGCTGCTGACGCTGGGCGCCCGGCCGGCCGATGTCGGTCAGACCGGGGAGGAGGAGTGGCACGTGCTGGCCGATCCGGAGGGCAACGAGTTCTGCCTCCTGCGCCGCCGGATCGCCGACCTGTAG
- a CDS encoding VOC family protein gives MARTRLAVIIDANDPALLARFWAALLRRDLISDAARLTLPARDDRELAIRFEPTARAKRVPNWAHFDLTSTSLDDQKQTVTRALGLGATLIDFGQGPDAVHDVLADPEGNEFCVTPHWNTFLARTDRIGALACDGTRAVGEFWAAALGWPLVWDEGEETAIQSPAGGTKISWGGPPLMERDGRNRWRYELITETSVRDEVDQLTALGAALVSPTDDRADSTAMSDPDGNEFTVAAPRSWTSERRPRPV, from the coding sequence GTGGCCCGCACCCGCCTCGCCGTGATCATCGACGCCAACGACCCCGCGCTGCTCGCAAGGTTCTGGGCCGCCCTGCTCCGACGCGACCTGATCAGCGACGCCGCCCGGCTGACTCTGCCGGCCCGTGACGACCGCGAGCTGGCCATCCGGTTCGAACCCACCGCACGCGCCAAGCGCGTTCCCAACTGGGCCCACTTCGATCTGACCAGCACCTCGCTCGATGACCAGAAACAGACGGTGACCCGGGCGCTCGGGCTCGGCGCGACCTTGATCGACTTCGGACAGGGCCCCGACGCCGTGCACGATGTGCTGGCCGACCCCGAGGGCAACGAGTTCTGCGTAACCCCGCACTGGAACACCTTCCTCGCGCGGACCGACCGCATCGGCGCGCTCGCCTGCGACGGCACCCGCGCGGTCGGGGAGTTCTGGGCCGCCGCCCTCGGCTGGCCGCTGGTCTGGGACGAGGGCGAGGAAACGGCGATCCAGTCCCCTGCCGGCGGGACCAAGATCAGTTGGGGCGGCCCGCCGCTGATGGAGCGCGACGGGCGCAACCGTTGGCGCTACGAGTTGATCACCGAGACATCCGTACGCGACGAGGTCGATCAGCTGACCGCCCTCGGCGCCGCCCTGGTCTCCCCCACCGACGACCGGGCCGATTCGACCGCGATGAGTGACCCCGATGGCAACGAGTTCACGGTTGCCGCCCCGCGGTCGTGGACATCGGAGCGGCGACCCCGCCCGGTGTGA
- a CDS encoding SRPBCC family protein — protein sequence MRWQAREDRTWLGGEVAMRMSATPDRVWALVSDVTRIGEFSPETFEARWTRGSTGPAVGATFSGHVRRNGIGPTYWTPCTVIRCEPLRVFEFSVGTERVTVNNWGYRIEPDGDDGSVVTEYFRLEPTVAVRAYWLLFGRARRRTNERGMRQTLERMSAVLER from the coding sequence ATGAGGTGGCAGGCCCGGGAAGATCGAACGTGGCTCGGCGGCGAGGTGGCGATGCGGATGTCCGCCACGCCGGATCGCGTGTGGGCGCTGGTCAGTGACGTGACACGGATCGGCGAGTTCTCCCCGGAGACGTTCGAGGCGCGCTGGACTCGCGGCTCGACCGGCCCGGCGGTCGGCGCGACCTTCAGTGGGCACGTGCGCCGCAACGGGATCGGGCCGACCTACTGGACGCCGTGCACCGTGATCAGGTGCGAACCATTGCGGGTCTTCGAGTTTTCGGTCGGCACCGAGCGGGTCACCGTGAACAACTGGGGCTACCGGATCGAACCCGACGGCGACGACGGCTCCGTCGTCACCGAGTACTTCCGGCTGGAGCCGACGGTGGCCGTCCGTGCGTACTGGCTGTTGTTCGGGCGGGCACGACGGCGGACCAACGAGCGGGGGATGAGGCAGACGCTCGAACGCATGAGCGCGGTCCTGGAGCGGTAG
- a CDS encoding ATP-dependent nuclease — MRLTRARITNFKSVLDSEWFTFDDLTCLVGKNESGKTALLEALEKLNSVRPERADLSETSYPRMNWSEYEESEDVDVALTTEWELDDDEYAEVMAMAGSAEAVTSRKVVVAKNYDNKLTWTVPVDLAEAVSHAVENSGLSEQEKQELSEAGDTAELLATLKNVGEPSPQQEALLKELTERWPKGGVQSTVRGYLEDRLPKFVYYDQYDRLPGRVSLDQLLAAKANGTLEQLTGSQVFLALLSMVGSTPEAINQIATSEELISKLEGVQTRLSKKIFKYWSQNRHLKVRFRFDQASPGDPAPFNSGKVFQTRIENTRHEATIRLDERSTGFIWFFSFLVWFSEVQKQHGDNLVVLLDEPGLTLHARAQEDLLRYIREELLPRYQVVYTTHSPFMVDAANLLSCRTVEDATGPNEEVLGTKVGDQVLSTDGDTLFPLQAALGYDLTQTLFVGEHCLLVEGPSDLLYIQWACDQLRQQGRTPLDSRWTVTPCGGITKVPSFLALFGGSKLHVAVLTDHGAGDKKKVRDLRESDLLRDGHVFSADMFAEGGPGEADVEDIIGRDGYLQLVKATYGLTVKQTLPKKAPADAPGRVTVEVEDHFRTLPGAVDEYGHFGPSRYLIEHPDVLGTHAADALDRFESLFKALNALL; from the coding sequence ATGCGTCTGACCCGGGCACGCATCACCAACTTCAAGTCCGTCCTGGACTCCGAATGGTTCACGTTCGATGACCTCACCTGCCTGGTCGGCAAGAACGAGAGCGGTAAGACCGCGCTGCTGGAGGCGCTGGAGAAGCTGAACTCGGTCCGGCCCGAGCGGGCTGACTTGTCCGAGACGAGCTATCCGCGGATGAACTGGTCCGAATATGAGGAGTCCGAAGACGTCGACGTGGCGTTGACGACGGAGTGGGAGCTCGACGACGACGAGTATGCCGAGGTCATGGCCATGGCCGGCTCCGCTGAGGCGGTCACCTCCCGCAAGGTCGTCGTTGCGAAGAACTACGACAACAAGCTCACCTGGACCGTCCCAGTGGACCTGGCGGAGGCGGTCAGCCACGCCGTCGAGAACTCCGGACTGTCCGAGCAGGAGAAGCAGGAGCTGTCGGAAGCAGGCGACACGGCCGAGCTGCTGGCCACGCTCAAGAATGTCGGGGAGCCGTCGCCGCAGCAGGAGGCCTTGCTCAAAGAGCTCACCGAACGCTGGCCGAAGGGCGGCGTCCAGTCCACCGTTCGTGGCTATCTCGAAGATCGGCTGCCGAAGTTCGTCTACTACGACCAATACGATCGACTGCCGGGCAGGGTGTCGCTGGACCAGCTGCTCGCCGCGAAGGCGAACGGCACGCTTGAGCAGCTGACGGGATCGCAGGTATTCCTCGCGCTGCTGTCGATGGTCGGCTCGACGCCGGAGGCGATCAACCAGATCGCGACCTCCGAGGAGCTCATCAGCAAGCTCGAGGGCGTGCAGACGCGCCTGTCGAAAAAGATCTTCAAGTACTGGTCGCAGAACCGGCACCTGAAGGTCCGGTTCCGGTTCGACCAGGCCAGCCCTGGTGACCCAGCGCCGTTCAACAGCGGCAAGGTTTTCCAGACCCGCATCGAGAACACCCGGCACGAGGCGACGATCCGGCTCGACGAGCGCAGCACCGGATTTATCTGGTTCTTCTCCTTCCTGGTGTGGTTCTCTGAGGTGCAGAAGCAGCACGGCGACAACCTCGTGGTGCTGCTGGACGAGCCCGGCCTGACCCTGCACGCACGCGCGCAGGAGGACCTGCTGCGATACATCCGCGAGGAGCTCCTGCCCAGGTACCAGGTCGTCTACACCACCCACTCGCCGTTCATGGTCGACGCCGCCAACCTGCTCAGCTGCCGCACCGTCGAGGACGCTACCGGGCCGAACGAGGAGGTCCTCGGGACCAAGGTCGGCGACCAGGTCCTGTCCACGGACGGGGACACCCTGTTCCCGCTGCAGGCGGCCCTGGGCTACGACCTGACGCAGACGCTGTTCGTCGGGGAGCACTGCCTTCTCGTGGAGGGGCCCTCGGACCTGCTGTACATCCAATGGGCCTGCGATCAGCTGCGCCAGCAGGGCCGAACCCCGCTCGACTCGCGCTGGACGGTCACCCCGTGCGGCGGCATCACCAAGGTCCCAAGCTTCCTGGCGCTCTTCGGCGGCAGCAAGCTGCACGTCGCGGTTCTGACCGACCACGGTGCCGGCGACAAGAAAAAGGTCCGCGACCTACGCGAGTCGGACCTTCTGCGGGACGGGCACGTCTTCAGCGCCGACATGTTCGCTGAAGGAGGCCCCGGCGAGGCCGACGTGGAGGACATCATCGGCCGCGACGGCTACCTCCAACTGGTCAAGGCGACCTACGGCCTCACCGTGAAGCAGACGCTTCCGAAGAAGGCACCGGCCGACGCGCCAGGACGTGTCACGGTCGAGGTCGAGGACCACTTCCGGACACTGCCGGGCGCCGTGGACGAGTACGGGCACTTCGGCCCGTCGCGCTACCTCATCGAGCATCCGGACGTGCTGGGCACGCACGCCGCGGACGCGCTCGACCGTTTCGAATCACTGTTCAAGGCGCTCAACGCGCTGCTGTGA